In Henckelia pumila isolate YLH828 unplaced genomic scaffold, ASM3356847v2 CTG_80:::fragment_1, whole genome shotgun sequence, one genomic interval encodes:
- the LOC140873715 gene encoding uncharacterized protein, whose product MEKIGCTINGNLDDSKFNEPIPWIGLYVVAASAACAVAMAIDAFHGFRYRKFWFPCKFFALNATTLTIIAVAVKLSVDLNTSMPRSHDQLTKLSSTVFMCVVMGNSLPSLGSMRDKELMMNVVALGILVVTVIVNVCIQLGTGVIYVFFIEHVVVMFLMVVLFGIVVSSALAIPATKLYLDLKYDKKYKIAKKESINHANDTITQRLIDDLERYWVMAHTCNPQFVMGRLATCTASGAFCLLSALILAEAMLRSYLRPRSFRFCDGESDYKWSSILILATQAVAVGVGTMAPAMRWFTAIKFRCPKKARRACGVKCLWVEKYWINKLHHLKESPLDLRIYSRQGRKLAHNTKNNVLDVCIWIQKAVVVSSKSVRLTSVYFVLLLLIFHHGCKKLVSLFRCTGTNPDFDAESETNNSCKLDLSRYVLHLEGEEELVDLMMGCDRDATGHWIRMGRKKQPRYLIQLLEKLGTSRGFEGVYNFDSNQVPSLETEEPPNSWALPVVTLTSIAVAVNNVDFRSVKELIKCVHEGLIYIGIVENSLDIKRDLVHIRKTAQILWAELELHYKWLDVELRDMSRGGKTPRDIISELSDIAKNKFSEYRKMDIIGCFKDSPSKWPGKLLAANSMYRVCQTLLLTAGHKSNECSKAMFERLTAMITDVIGAGLTNLQHAISIKCHHSGIEEREEIVRMGIILLGKSEKILEILSCQPLPSSDPERLACINEWRAAIKEKDHPLSCGSTPTSSDSNFSTSPDLYLRIE is encoded by the coding sequence ATGGAGAAGATTGGCTGCACCATCAATGGAAACTTGGATGACTCCAAGTTCAACGAGCCGATACCATGGATCGGCCTCTATGTGGTGGCAGCCTCCGCAGCTTGCGCGGTGGCCATGGCGATCGACGCCTTCCACGGCTTCAGGTACCGGAAATTCTGGTTCCCTTGCAAATTCTTTGCCCTTAATGCCACAACTTTGACTATCATCGCCGTGGCAGTGAAACTCTCTGTTGATCTTAACACCTCCATGCCCCGCTCCCACGATCAGCTAACCAAGCTTAGCAGCACTGTTTTCATGTGCGTAGTGATGGGTAATTCTTTGCCTTCTTTGGGAAGCATGCGAGATAAAGAACTTATGATGAATGTGGTGGCTTTGGGGATTCTTGTTGTTACTGTTATTGTTAATGTTTGCATCCAATTGGGTACCGGAGTGATTTACGTCTTCTTCATAGAACATGTTGTGGTAATGTTTCTTATGGTGGTTCTTTTTGGGATAGTGGTTTCTTCGGCTTTGGCGATTCCTGCCACTAAGTTATATCTTGATCTTAAGTATGATAAGAAGTACAAAATAGCTAAGAAAGAATCCATTAACCATGCCAATGATACCATAACTCAGAGACTGATAGATGATCTTGAAAGATATTGGGTGATGGCTCATACATGTAATCCGCAGTTCGTGATGGGGCGGTTGGCAACGTGCACGGCCTCGGGAGCATTCTGCCTGCTGAGCGCCTTGATTTTGGCGGAAGCGATGCTTCGTAGCTACCTTAGGCCACGGTCCTTCAGATTTTGTGATGGAGAGTCGGATTACAAGTGGTCCAGTATTTTGATACTTGCGACTCAGGCTGTTGCGGTAGGGGTGGGCACGATGGCCCCGGCTATGAGATGGTTCACAGCCATCAAATTCAGGTGTCCCAAGAAAGCGAGGAGGGCCTGCGGGGTGAAGTGCTTATGGGTGGAAAAATACTGGATAAATAAGCTGCATCATCTGAAAGAGAGTCCGTTGGATCTGAGGATCTACAGCCGGCAGGGTCGAAAGCTAGCACATAATACGAAGAACAATGTTTTGGATGTATGCATTTGGATTCAGAAAGCAGTGGTGGTGTCGAGCAAATCAGTCCGGCTTACGTCCGTCTACTTTGTGCTCTTGTTACTGATTTTCCACCACGGCTGCAAGAAACTTGTCAGCTTGTTTAGATGCACCGGCACGAATCCGGACTTTGATGCAGAATCAGAGACTAACAACAGTTGCAAGCTGGATCTCAGCCGCTATGTTTTGCATCTCGAAGGAGAGGAAGAACTTGTGGACTTGATGATGGGATGTGATAGGGATGCTACTGGACATTGGATCAGAATGGGGAGAAAGAAGCAGCCGCGGTATCTCATACAACTTTTAGAGAAACTCGGCACATCACGAGGATTCGAGGGGGTATATAACTTTGACAGCAACCAGGTTCCGTCTCTCGAAACTGAAGAACCCCCCAACAGCTGGGCTCTACCCGTGGTGACACTAACAAGCATTGCAGTCGCAGTTAACAACGTCGACTTTCGTTCTGTGAAAGAGCTGATAAAATGCGTACATGAAGGCCTCATCTACATTGGAATAGTGGAAAATAGTCTCGACATAAAAAGGGACCTTGTCCATATCAGGAAAACAGCACAAATCCTGTGGGCCGAATTAGAGCTCCATTACAAGTGGCTTGATGTGGAACTCCGCGATATGTCGCGTGGAGGAAAAACCCCTCGAGACATTATCTCAGAACTTTCGGACATAGCTAAGAACAAGTTCTCAGAGTACAGAAAGATGGATATAATAGGTTGTTTCAAGGACAGCCCATCAAAATGGCCAGGCAAGCTCTTGGCCGCGAATTCTATGTATCGAGTGTGCCAAACCCTTTTGCTAACTGCTGGCCACAAGTCGAATGAGTGCAGCAAAGCCATGTTCGAAAGACTCACCGCCATGATCACCGACGTCATAGGGGCTGGTCTCACGAACCTGCAGCATGCCATATCGATAAAATGTCACCACAGCGGCATCGAAGAAAGGGAGGAAATCGTGCGCATGGGTATTATTCTTCTTGGTAAATCAGAAAAGATCCTAGAAATTCTTAGTTGCCAACCACTTCCAAGTTCAGATCCAGAACGATTGGCTTGCATCAACGAATGGCGTGCAGCAATCAAAGAGAAAGATCATCCTCTGTCTTGTGGTTCAACTCCTACGAGTAGTGACTCGAATTTTAGTACTTCACCAGACTTGTACCTGCGTATCGAGTAA
- the LOC140873664 gene encoding autophagy-related protein 8f-like, with protein MTKRSFREEHDLAKRRAEAARIREKYPDRIPVIVEKAENSAIPIIDKKKYLVPADLTVGQFVYVIRKRIKLSAEKAIFIFMDNVLPPTGALMSTVYEEKQDEDGFLYVTYSGENTFGDQILVLP; from the exons ATGACAAAGCGTTCGTTCAGGGAAGAGCATGACCTTG CGAAAAGGCGTGCTGAGGCTGCTAGAATCAGGGAGAAATACCCAGATAGAATTCCG GTGATTGTTGAAAAGGCAGAAAACAGTGCTATCCCCATTATTGACAAGAAAAA GTATCTGGTGCCAGCTGACTTAACTGTTGGACAGTTTGTCTATGTGATACGCAAAAGGATCAAACTGAGTGCAGAAAAGGCAATTTTCATTTTCATGGACAACGTGTTGCCGCCAACAG GTGCTCTAATGTCAACTGTATACGAGGAAAAGCAGGATGAAGATGGTTTCCTTTACGTAACCTACAGCGGAGAGAACACATTTGGGGACCAGATTCTAGTTCTACCATAG
- the LOC140873748 gene encoding uncharacterized protein, translating to MVNSTVVLVSSPHLMEGLAELERIQTRILHRISDLERSHLPQQFSQSLSLAPATAPSAAAAADATTEDRLSAILCANGVRDFAFKRVPSDYYSWPLEARRDVLSAASIHHLCKSIVLVNTQAPSNVTDCSDRNYSKYYVVVVQYTARFNAETVKNFLYTLNDGKISKKKINMRLAPEEASAKLTGYEHNGVTCIGMKTDIPVILDEAIVKLEPDFFWLGGGEIDLKLGIRTSEFIDFVKPFVVNCSTS from the exons ATGGTTAACTCAACCGTTGTTTTGGTTTCATCACCCCATCTAATGGAGGGTCTGGCGGAGCTAGAGAGAATCCAAACCCGGATCCTCCACCGGATATCGGACCTCGAACGCTCTCATTTACCCCAACAATTCTCCCAATCTCTCTCACTCGCTCCAGCCACCGCCCCCTCCGCCGCTGCAGCTGCCGATGCCACCACCGAAGACCGCCTCTCCGCCATACTCTGCGCCAACGGCGTTCGAGACTTCGCATTCAAACGCGTCCCCTCTGATTACTACAGTTGGCCTCTCGAAGCCCGCCGAGATGTCCTCTCTGCCGCCTCCATTCATCATCTTTGCAAGAGTATTGTTTTG GTAAACACTCAAGCCCCTTCCAATGTTACTGATTGTAGTGATCGGAATTATTCCAAGTACTATGTAGTCGTTGTTCAG TATACTGCTCGATTTAATGCTGAGACTGTCAAGAACTTTTTGTACACACTCAACGATGGCAAGATTTCGAAAAAGAAAATCAATA TGAGGCTTGCTCCAGAAGAAGCATCGGCAAAGTTGACTGGTTATGAACACAATGGAGTGACCTGCATCGGCATGAAAACTGATATACCG GTGATTTTGGATGAAGCGATTGTGAAGCTCGAACCAGATTTCTTCTGGCTGGGAGGCGGAGAAATTGATCTTAAGTTGGGGATCAGGACTTCAGAATTCATTGATTTTGTAAAGCCATTTGTGGTCAACTGTAGCACTAGTTGA
- the LOC140873747 gene encoding cation/H(+) antiporter 15 — MSSDPLAITVNKTEDSIVCYAPTMITTNGIWQGDNPLDYSLPLFILQLALVVVVTRILVFALKPFRQPRVISEILGGVILGPSVLGQSTKFANTIFPLRSVMVLETMANVGLLYFLFLVGVEMDIAVIRRSGKKALVIAVAGMILPFLVGLAFAMILHSDTHVLKMGTFVLFLGVSLSVTAFPVLARILAELKLLNTDIGRIAMSAALINDMFAWILLAFAIAMAENEAMSLASVWVILSSVAFVVFCIYVVRPLIGWLIRRTPEGESTSEFYICLILTGVMISGFITDAIGTHSVFGAFVFGLVVPNGPLGVTLIEKLEDFVSGLLLPLFFAISGLKTDITLISGVKTWATLGLVIVLACAGKIAGTLLVALYYKMPFYEGLTLGFLMNTKGLIEIIVLNVGKDQKVLDDQAFSVMVVAAVVMTSIIAPIVIKIYRPARKFIPYKRRTIQRTKRDGEFRVLVCVHSPRNVPTVINLLEASHPTKKSPIGVYVLHLVELTGRASAMLIVHNTRKSGRPALNRTQAQSDHIINAFENFEQHAGFVSVNPLTAISPYSTMHEDICSVSEDKRVAFIVIPFHKQQTVDGGMEATNPAFQTINQNVLANAPCSVGILVDRGLNGSTRLAANQVAHHVAVLFFGGADDREALAYAWRMCEHPRISLTVMRFLPGESTMEPTQEARLNQSGRQILTVVTDIDREKQLDEDYINEFRARTMNDSSVVYTEKVVNHGEETVSAIRSIDTIHDLFIVGRGQGTTSSVTAGLTDWSECPELGAIGDLLASSDFAATYSVLVVQQYVGMEAHGDAIIATPDSPNHHPDQYSFTPPRNQSVFHPQP, encoded by the exons ATGTCGTCGGATCCATTGGCGATAACCGTCAACAAAACGGAGGATTCGATAGTTTGCTATGCTCCGACCATGATAACCACCAACGGGATTTGGCAAGGCGATAACCCTTTGGATTATTCTTTGCCACTCTTCATATTGCAGTTGGCCCTCGTCGTCGTTGTAACTCGTATTCTTGTTTTCGCCTTGAAGCCATTTCGCCAGCCTCGTGTCATATCAGAGATTCTT GGAGGTGTGATCTTGGGTCCATCAGTGCTAGGACAAAGCACCAAATTCGCAAACACGATTTTTCCTTTAAGGAGTGTAATGGTTCTTGAAACTATGGCAAATGTAGGCCTTCTCTATTTCCTTTTTCTTGTCGGAGTAGAAATGGACATTGCTGTGATTCGGCGGAGTGGCAAGAAGGCTTTAGTCATTGCAGTAGCGGGCATGATCTTACCGTTTCTTGTTGGCTTGGCTTTCGCTATGATTCTGCATTCAGACACACATGTCCTAAAGATGGGCACTTTCGTGCTCTTCCTTGGAGTTTCGCTTTCTGTCACCGCTTTCCCTGTGCTTGCACGTATATTAGCAGAGCTTAAACTCCTCAACACGGACATAGGAAGAATCGCCATGTCTGCGGCTCTGATTAATGACATGTTTGCATGGATTCTCTTAGCATTTGCCATTGCCATGGCGGAGAATGAGGCAATGTCATTGGCTTCAGTTTGGGTGATACTGTCAAGCGTGGCCTTTGTTGTTTTCTGTATTTATGTGGTACGTCCGCTCATTGGATGGTTGATACGAAGGACCCCAGAAGGAGAATCCACCAGTGAATTCTACATCTGCCTTATACTCACCGGGGTCATGATATCCGGTTTCATCACAGATGCTATAGGAACACATTCTGTTTTTGGAGCTTTTGTTTTTGGCCTAGTGGTACCAAATGGACCTCTGGGTGTAACCCTCATCGAAAAGCTTGAAGACTTCGTTTCAGGGCTTCTGCTGCCGCTTTTCTTCGCCATCAGCGGCCTCAAAACGGATATTACTTTGATATCAGGAGTGAAAACATGGGCCACTTTAGGCCTTGTCATTGTTCTTGCATGTGCCGGTAAGATCGCGGGAACACTTCTCGTGGCTCTTTATTACAAGATGCCGTTCTACGAAGGGCTTACTCTAGGTTTTCTGATGAACACAAAAGGACTTATAGAGATTATTGTTCTTAACGTCGGCAAAGACCAAAAG GTCTTGGATGATCAGGCTTTTTCTGTCATGGTAGTTGCAGCAGTGGTTATGACTTCGATAATCGCGCCAATTGTCATCAAGATCTACAGGCCGGCGAGAAAATTCATACCCTACAAAAGGAGAACGATTCAGAGAACGAAACGGGACGGTGAGTTTCGTGTCCTCGTGTGTGTTCACTCTCCAAGAAATGTCCCAACAGTCATCAACCTCCTGGAAGCCTCTCATCCTACCAAGAAATCCCCCATTGGGGTATACGTTCTGCACCTTGTCGAGCTCACTGGCCGTGCATCAGCCATGCTTATAGTGCACAACACTAGGAAATCAGGACGCCCAGCCCTCAACCGCACGCAAGCTCAATCCGATCACATCATCAACGCGTTTGAAAACTTTGAGCAACACGCTGGTTTCGTCTCTGTCAACCCCCTCACCGCCATATCCCCTTACTCAACCATGCACGAAGACATTTGCAGCGTCTCAGAGGACAAGCGAGTCGCCTTCATCGTAATCCCTTTCCATAAGCAACAAACGGTGGATGGAGGGATGGAAGCAACCAATCCTGCATTTCAAACAATTAACCAAAATGTATTAGCCAATGCTCCTTGCTCTGTTGGGATCCTTGTGGATAGAGGACTCAATGGATCAACAAGATTGGCTGCAAATCAAGTAGCTCACCATGTAGCAGTACTATTCTTTGGTGGAGCAGATGACAGAGAAGCATTAGCATATGCATGGAGAATGTGTGAGCATCCCAGGATCAGTCTCACAGTAATGCGTTTCCTTCCCGGAGAAAGCACAATGGAACCAACTCAGGAAGCTCGACTAAATCAAAGTGGCCGCCAAATCTTGACAGTAGTCACCGATATCGATAGAGAAAAACAGCTAGATGAGGACTACATAAACGAATTCCGGGCAAGAACTATGAATGATTCCTCAGTAGTCTACACTGAGAAAGTGGTGAATCATGGAGAAGAAACAGTATCAGCTATAAGATCAATAGACACAATCCATGATTTGTTTATAGTAGGTAGAGGACAGGGCACAACATCCTCGGTGACAGCTGGACTTACGGACTGGAGCGAGTGCCCCGAACTCGGGGCCATTGGAGATTTATTGGCTTCATCAGATTTTGCAGCCACATATTCAGTGCTTGTCGTGCAACAATATGTGGGGATGGAGGCCCATGGAGACGCCATAATCGCCACACCCGACAGCCCGAATCATCACCCAGATCAGTATAGTTTTACACCTCCAAGAAACCAGTCTGTGTTTCACCCACAACCCTGA
- the LOC140873651 gene encoding flavin-containing monooxygenase FMO GS-OX-like 4 — MTINSPTATVPFSLPVMPVIASRTVAVIGAGAAGLAAARELVLQGHSVVVYERETQLGGTWAYTPEMESDLMGLDPMRQIVHSSLYASLRTNLPREVMGFRAFPFSASQKPGRYARRFPGHAEVLEYLRDFADEFGLRDMVRFGSEVCHVRMMEDRKWMVRSRKRNEFGDGHEDDKVYDAVVICNGHYTEPRIAEIPGIDGWPGKQIHSHNYRVPEPYRNQIVVLIGSSASANDISRDIAEVAKEVHIASRSVQIEELGKLSGHENIWLHSMISYVCKDGTVAFEDGKEVCADVILHCTGYKYTFPFLETNGIVTVDDNRVGPLYKHIFPPALAPWLSFVGLPWKVVPFPMFEYQCKWIAGVLSGQIPLPTITEMLADVEGFYSSMEASGIAKRFTHRVGDLQFEYNDWLAGQSGSPPTEEWREPMYLAASRKKRSAPETYRDEWEDEDLISLAHQDFEKYISHFHISF; from the exons ATGACAATAAACAGCCCCACCGCGACGGTCCCGTTCTCCCTCCCGGTAATGCCAGTGATCGCCTCCAGAACGGTAGCTGTGATTGGCGCCGGCGCCGCTGGTCTTGCTGCGGCCCGTGAGCTTGTACTCCAAGGCCATAGCGTCGTAGTTTACGAGCGGGAGACCCAACTCGGCGGCACGTGGGCTTACACGCCCGAGATGGAGTCCGACCTTATGGGACTCGATCCGATGCGACAAATCGTCCATTCCAGCCTCTATGCATCCCTCCGCACGAACCTCCCCCGGGAAGTAATGGGTTTCAGGGCCTTCCCGTTTTCGGCAAGCCAAAAGCCCGGGAGGTACGCTCGGAGGTTCCCGGGCCACGCGGAGGTGTTGGAGTATTTGAGGGATTTCGCGGATGAGTTTGGGTTGCGGGACATGGTGAGGTTTGGGAGTGAGGTGTGTCATGTGAGGATGATGGAAGATCGCAAATGGATGGTGAGATCAAGAAAGAGGAATGAATTTGGTGATGGTCATGAGGATGATAAAGTTTATGATGCTGTGGTAATTTGCAACGGACATTATACGGAGCCTCGGATTGCTGAAATACCAG GGATTGATGGGTGGCCAGGGAAACAAATTCATAGTCACAATTATCGTGTTCCCGAGCCCTATCGCAATCAA ATTGTGGTGCTGATTGGGAGTTCTGCAAGTGCTAATGATATCTCCAGAGATATTGCTGAAGTCGCTAAAGAAGTTCACATTGCATCCAGATCAGTCCAAATTGAAGAACTTGGAAAACTTTCGGGTCATGAAAATATTTGGCTCCATTCGATG ATTAGCTATGTCTGTAAAGATGGTACTGTGGCTTTTGAAGATGGAAAAGAAGTGTGTGCCGATGTTATCCTTCACTGCACAGG ATACAAATATACCTTCCCTTTTCTTGAAACAAACGGAATTGTGACTGTGGATGACAATCGTGTCGGTCCACTGTACAAGCACATTTTCCCACCAGCATTAGCCCCATGGCTTTCATTTGTTGGCTTGCCATGGAAG GTTGTACCTTTCCCCATGTTTGAATACCAATGCAAGTGGATAGCTGGAGTTTTATCAGGTCAAATTCCCCTCCCAACAATAACCGAAATGTTGGCTGATGTTGAAGGTTTTTACTCATCGATGGAAGCATCTGGCATTGCTAAGCGGTTCACTCATAGAGTCGGTGACCTTCAG TTCGAGTATAATGACTGGTTAGCCGGCCAGAGTGGTTCTCCTCCAACAGAAGAATGGAGAGAGCCAATGTATTTGGCGGCTAGCAGGAAAAAGAGAAGTGCACCTGAGACGTACCGTGACGAGTGGGAAGACGAAGATTTGATCTCACTAGCTCATCAGGATTTCGAAAAATACATTTCCCATTTCCATATCTCTTTTTAG
- the LOC140873604 gene encoding probable trehalose-phosphate phosphatase F, which produces MDLKSSKASPVLADPTPVNKSRLGIHSSLLPSFSTSVPAVPRKKPGKLDDVRSNGWLDAMISSSPPRKKAVKDFNSSSDEADIAYLSWMIRYPSALNSFQLIKDVARNRKLVIFLDYDGTLSPIVDDPDQAFMSEEMRLAVKNVAHHFPTAIISGRSRDKVYELVGLTELYYAGSHGMDIMFPAKDTVSGNDLNCVKGTDMEGKEVNLFQPASEFLPMINEVYTSLVEITKDIKGSKVENHKFCVSVHYRNVDENSWPVIAQYVHDILKEHPRLRLTHGRKVLEVRPVIEWDKGKAVEFLLKSLGFSNHRDVLPIYIGDDRTDEDAFKVLRKEYRGHGILVSAVPKESNAFFSLKDTSEVQYFLESLVRTMQQDDA; this is translated from the exons ATGGATTTGAAGTCATCAAAAGCGTCTCCTGTTCTTGCTGATCCTACACCAGTGAACAAATCGAGGTTGGGGATCCATTCCAGTCTCTTGCCATCATTCTCGACTAGTGTCCCTGCAGTTCCAAGAAAAAAGCCCGGAAAGCTAGATGATGTCCGATCTAACGGCTGGCTCGATGCAATGATATCTTCATCCCCTCCTCGTAAAAAGGCTGTCAAAGATTTCAACAGTTCATCAGATGAAGCGGATATTGCTTACTTGTCTTGGATG ATTAGATATCCATCGGCTCTCAACTCCTTCCAACTAATAAAGGATGTTGCGAGGAATAGGAAATTAGTGATATTCTTGGACTATGATGGAACTCTTTCCCCCATCGTCGACGACCCTGATCAAGCTTTTATGTCTGAAGAA ATGCGTCTAGCTGTAAAAAATGTCGCACATCATTTTCCAACAGCCATCATCAGTGGGAGAAGCCGGGATAAG GTTTATGAATTAGTAGGACTTACAGAACTCTATTACGCCGGTAGTCATGGCATGGACATCATGTTCCCGGCCAAAGACACGGTGTCTGGCAACGATTTAAACTGTGTCAAGGGTACTGATATGGAG GGCAAGGAGGTAAATCTGTTCCAGCCCGCGAGTGAATTCTTGCCCATGATCAATGAG GTGTATACATCCCTTGTTGAGATAACTAAAGACATTAAAGGTTCCAAAGTGGAAAACCATAAATTTTGTGTCTCTGTACATTATCGTAATGTAGATGAAAAT AGTTGGCCAGTAATTGCACAGTATGTTCATGACATTTTGAAAGAACATCCTAGATTAAGACTAACGCATGGACGAAAG GTATTAGAGGTTCGTCCGGTGATCGAGTGGGATAAAGGGAAAGCTGTGGAGTTTCTTCTGAAATCGTTAG GATTTAGCAATCATAGAGATGTGCTTCCAATATATATTGGAGATGACcgaaccgatgaagatgctttCAAG GTACTGAGGAAGGAATATCGAGGACACGGGATTCTTGTGTCTGCTGTCCCAAAAGAAAGCAACGCTTTCTTCTCTCTGAAGGACACTTCAGAG GTTCAGTATTTCCTTGAATCCCTCGTCAGAACGATGCAACAAGATGATGCATAG